The proteins below come from a single Drosophila teissieri strain GT53w chromosome 3L, Prin_Dtei_1.1, whole genome shotgun sequence genomic window:
- the LOC122617188 gene encoding E3 ubiquitin-protein ligase NRDP1, which yields MGYDVNRFQGEVDEELTCPICSGVLEDPLQAVMCEHAFCRGCINEWLTRQPTCPVDRNALTTANLRAVPRILRNLLSRLSITCDNAPYGCTAVLKLDAYNSHLEECIHNPKRPFPCEKGCGFDIPKDELKDHNCVRELRTLIVKQTEKMGELKSELTDQQLTINELKRELQLFKDFMRAMRVSNPAMRAIADQMERDEVIRWSSTLPRARVTRWGGMISTPDDALQLMIKRALSESGCPPHILDSLMEFCHERRWPRGLSSLETRQTNRRIYDNYVCRRIPGKQAVLVLSCDNLHMTEDVMIDPGLVMIFAHGIE from the exons GCCGTGATGTGCGAGCACGCCTTCTGCCGCGGATGCATTAACGAGTGGCTAACCCGCCAGCCCACTTGTCCGGTGGATCGCAATGCCCTGACAACTGCCAACTTGCGAGCAGTGCCTCGCATATTGCGCAACCTACTGTCCAG ACTGTCAATTACCTGTGACAATGCACCTTATGGCTGCACAGCTGTTCTAAAGCTAGACGCCTACAACTCCCATCTGGAGGAATGCATTCACAACCCGAAGCGACCATTTCCCTGCGAGAAGGGTTGCGGCTTTGACATACCCAAGGATGAGCTAAAGGACCACAACTGCGTGCGGGAGCTGCGCACTTTAATTGTCAAGCAGACTGAAAAGATGGGTGAGCTCAAATCGGAGCTCACCGACCAGCAGCTGACAATCAACGAACTGAAGCGTGAGCTGCAGCTATTCAAGGACTTTATGCGTGCCATGCGTGTCTCCAATCCTGCGATGCGGGCCATAGCCGACCAGATGGAGCGTGACGAGGTGATCCGCTGGAGTAGCACACTGCCGCGAGCCAGGGTTACGCGCTGGGGAGGAATGATCTCTACGCCCGACGATGCACTGCAG CTCATGATCAAGCGCGCTTTGTCCGAGTCGGGTTGTCCGCCACACATCCTGGATAGTCTCATGGAGTTCTGCCACGAACGACGTTGGCCCCGAGGACTCAGTTCGCTAGAGACACGACAAACCAACCGCAGGATCTACGACAACTATGTGTGTCGACGCATTCCAG GCAAGCAAGCTGTGCTCGTTTTGAGCTGCGACAACCTCCACATGACTGAGGACGTCATGATCGATCCAGGTTTGGTCATGATCTTCGCCCATGGCATCGAGTAG
- the LOC122617225 gene encoding ATP-dependent RNA helicase glh-2 isoform X1, translating to MNLSIPVLFVALICVGAVSAFPQLRQRNEKQVQTGVEDLPSKGATIEEVVVESALYIKPKSNPQVRRVRSVLDQISGIHATHKRVKRQFGRQFGGQYAGNPGFGGGFGGGPGFGGGFGGNQDFGGNQGFEGNQGFGGNPGFNGNPGFGGNPGFGGNSGLGGKVQAGTSAGAGGTKAGVDVGAGPDGGNANANVELNPLGPLGPSGYNQEQAASNGAAHSNYNNGLNSGSSAAIGQAQGFQSQSTNGSFGASSASTATQSQNSSPFGSNNAAGASLSQVYHLPNGQTINFSSTNSFANGGANHGNSHGSAVSVSR from the exons ATGAATCTATCAATTCCGGTGCTATTTGTGGCCCTCATCTGTGTGGGAGCTGTATCGGCGTTTCCCCAACTGAGGCAGCGCAACGAGAAGCAGGTCCAAACAGGCGTTGAAGATTTGC CTTCCAAGGGCGCCACTATCGAGGAAGTAGTGGTGGAATCAGCCTTGTACATAAAACCGAAGTCTAACCCACAGGTACGACGCGTCCGTTCGGTCCTCGATCAAATATCCGGAATCCACGCTACTCATAAGAGGGTGAAGCGTCAGTTTGGACGACAATTTGGTGGTCAGTATGCTGGAAACCCCGGATTCGGCGGAGGATTCGGTGGAGGGCCTGGTTTTGGAGGTGGTTTCGGCGGTAATCAGGATTTTGGAGGTAACCAAGGATTCGAAGGTAATCAGGGATTCGGTGGTAACCCAGGATTCAATGGTAATCCAGGATTCGGTGGTAATCCAGGCTTTGGTGGTAATTCAGGGCTCGGTGGAAAAGTTCAGGCAGGCACATCGGCCGGTGCTGGAGGAACCAAAGCGGGGGTTGATGTTGGAGCCGGACCAGACGGCggaaatgccaatgccaacgTCGAGTTAAATCCGCTTGGACCACTTGGACCCAGTGGTTACAACCAGGAGCAGGCCGCATCCAATGGAGCTGCCcacagcaactacaacaatgGACTCAATTCTGGATCCTCGGCCGCCATTGGCCAGGCTCAAGGCTTCCAGTCGCAGAGCACCAATGGATCATTCGGTGCCTCCTCGGCTAGTACGGCTACTCAGTCCCAGAACAGCAGCCCCTTCGGATCCAATAATGCGGCAGGTGCTTCGCTGAGTCAGGTGTACCACCTTCCCAATGGACAGACAATCAACTTTAGCTCCACGAACAGCTTCGCTAATGGAGGAGCCAATCATGGCAATAGCCATGGGTCGGCAGTGTCTGTCAGCCGTTAA
- the LOC122617225 gene encoding keratin, type I cytoskeletal 9 isoform X2: MNLSIPVLFVALICVGAVSAFPQLRQRNEKQVQTGVEDLPSKGATIEEVVVESALYIKPKSNPQVRRVRSVLDQISGIHATHKRVKRQFGRQFGGQYAGNPGFGGGFGGGPGFGGGFGGNQDFGGNQGFEGLGGKVQAGTSAGAGGTKAGVDVGAGPDGGNANANVELNPLGPLGPSGYNQEQAASNGAAHSNYNNGLNSGSSAAIGQAQGFQSQSTNGSFGASSASTATQSQNSSPFGSNNAAGASLSQVYHLPNGQTINFSSTNSFANGGANHGNSHGSAVSVSR; this comes from the exons ATGAATCTATCAATTCCGGTGCTATTTGTGGCCCTCATCTGTGTGGGAGCTGTATCGGCGTTTCCCCAACTGAGGCAGCGCAACGAGAAGCAGGTCCAAACAGGCGTTGAAGATTTGC CTTCCAAGGGCGCCACTATCGAGGAAGTAGTGGTGGAATCAGCCTTGTACATAAAACCGAAGTCTAACCCACAGGTACGACGCGTCCGTTCGGTCCTCGATCAAATATCCGGAATCCACGCTACTCATAAGAGGGTGAAGCGTCAGTTTGGACGACAATTTGGTGGTCAGTATGCTGGAAACCCCGGATTCGGCGGAGGATTCGGTGGAGGGCCTGGTTTTGGAGGTGGTTTCGGCGGTAATCAGGATTTTGGAGGTAACCAAGGATTCGAAG GGCTCGGTGGAAAAGTTCAGGCAGGCACATCGGCCGGTGCTGGAGGAACCAAAGCGGGGGTTGATGTTGGAGCCGGACCAGACGGCggaaatgccaatgccaacgTCGAGTTAAATCCGCTTGGACCACTTGGACCCAGTGGTTACAACCAGGAGCAGGCCGCATCCAATGGAGCTGCCcacagcaactacaacaatgGACTCAATTCTGGATCCTCGGCCGCCATTGGCCAGGCTCAAGGCTTCCAGTCGCAGAGCACCAATGGATCATTCGGTGCCTCCTCGGCTAGTACGGCTACTCAGTCCCAGAACAGCAGCCCCTTCGGATCCAATAATGCGGCAGGTGCTTCGCTGAGTCAGGTGTACCACCTTCCCAATGGACAGACAATCAACTTTAGCTCCACGAACAGCTTCGCTAATGGAGGAGCCAATCATGGCAATAGCCATGGGTCGGCAGTGTCTGTCAGCCGTTAA
- the LOC122616362 gene encoding putative U5 small nuclear ribonucleoprotein 200 kDa helicase: protein MADAAARQLQYEYKANSNLVLQADVRLIERPRRDEATGEVCSLVGKLDGTRMGDRYQRTKPEKTEERKVKRQKRDEAQYDFERMKGATLLSEGIDEMVGIVYRPKTQETRQTYEVLLSFIQEALGDQPRDILCGAADEILAVLKNDRLKDRERKRDVDSLLGAVTDERFALLVNLGKKITDFGSDAVNALTAAPNNEEQIDETYGINVQFEESEEESDNDMYGEIRDDDAQDEGEEARIDHTLHAENLANEEAANNVKKERSLHPLDIDAYWLQRCLSKFYKDAMVSQSKAADVLKILKDAADDRDCENQLVLLLGYDCFDFIKQLKLNRQMVLYCTMLASAQTDSERQRIREKMRGNSALAKILRQLDTGKSEDQDEGEARGSKRGKGDAEDGGAAAAGQVAGVRQLLELEEMAFTQGSHFMANKRCQLPDGSYRKQRKGYEEVHVPALKPVPFDANEELQPVDKLPKYVQPVFEGFKTLNRIQSRLYKAALDSDENMLLCAPTGAGKTNVALLTMMREIGKHINEDGTINAQDFKIIYVAPMKSLVQEMVGNFGRRLACYNLTVSELTGDHQLTREQIAATQVIVCTPEKWDIITRKGGERTFVSLVRLVIIDEIHLLHDERGPVLEALVARTIRNIETTQEEVRLVGLSATLPNYQDVATFLRVKPDKGLFYFDNSYRPVSLEQQYIGVTEKKALKRFQVMNEIVYEKTMEHAGRNQVLVFVHSRKETGKTARAVRDMCLEQDTLGSFLKEGSASMEVLRTEAEQVKNTELKELLPYGFAIHHAGMTRVDRTLVEDLFADRHIQVLVSTATLAWGVNLPAHTVIIKGTQVYNPEKGRWVELSALDVLQMLGRAGRPQYDTKGEGILITNHSELQFYLSLLNQQLPIESQFISKLPDMLNAEIVLGTVQHLQDAVNWLGYTYLYIRMLRNPTLYGVSHDAIKADPLLEQHRADLLHTAACCLERSGLVKYDRKTGHFQVTDLGRIASHYYLTHETMLTYNQLLKQTLSEIELFRVFSLSSEFRHISVREEEKLELQKLMERVPIPIKESIEEHSAKVNVLLQAYISQLKLEGFALMSDMVFITQSAARLMRAIFEIVLTRGWAQLADKTLTLCKMIDRRMWQSMTPLRQFKKMPDEIAKKLEKKHFPWGRLYDLEPHELGELIRMPKLGKTIHKFVHQFPKLELSTHIQPITRGTLRVELTITPDFQWDEKVHGQSEGFWVLIEDVDSELILHHEFFLLKQKYSQDEHQLKFFVPVFEPLPPQYFLRIVSDRWIGAETQLPVSFRHLILPEKNMPPTELLDLQPLPISALRQPKFESFYSQRFPQFNPIQTQVFNAVYNSDENVFVGAPTGSGKMTIAEFAIMRLFTTQSDARCVYLVSQEALADLVFADWHNKFGSLDIKVVKLTGETGTDLKLIAKGQLVITTADKWDVLSRRWKQRKNVQLVNLFIVDELQLVGGEDGPVMEIVCSRMRYISSQIEKQIRIVALSASLTDARDVAQWLGCNPNATFNFHPSVRPIPLELHIQGYNVTHNATRIATMSKPVYNAILKYSAHKPVIVFVSSRKQARLTAIDVLTYAASDLQPNRFFHAEEEDIKPFLERMTDKTLKETLAQGVAYLHEGLSASDHRLVEQLFDSGAVQVAVVSRDLCWGMSISAHLVIIMDTQFYNGKNHSYEDYPITDVLQMIGRANRPNEDADAKCVLMCQSSKKDFFKKFINEPLPIESHLDHRMHDHFNAEVVTKTIENKQDAVDYLTWTFLYRRLTQNPNYYNLQGVTHRHLSDHLSELVENTLSDLEQSKCISVEDDMDTLPLNLGMIAAYYYINYTTIELFSLSLNSKTKVRGLLEIISSAAEYEDVVVRHHEEQVLRTLSQRLPNKLTGPNETAPKFNDPHIKTNLLLQAHLSRLQLGPELQGDTEQILSKAIRLIQACVDVLSSNGWLSPAVAAMELAQMVTQAMWSKDSYLKQLPHFSPEIVKRCTEKKIETVFDIMELEDEDRTRLLQLSDLQMADVARFCNRYPNIELNYEVVDKDRINSGSTVNVVVQLEREDEVTGPVIAPFFPQKREEGWWVVIGDPKTNSLLSIKRLTLQQKAKVKLDFVAPSPGKHDYTLYYMSDSYLGCDQEYKFSIEVGDFQSESESESD from the exons ATGGCGGATGCCGCAGCACGTCAGCTGCAGTACGAGTACAAGGCG AACTCCAATCTTGTGCTGCAAGCCGATGTCCGACTCATCGAACGCCCGCGGCGCGATGAGGCCACTGGCGAGGTGTGCTCCTTGGTGGGAAAGCTGGACGGAACTAGAATGGGAGATCGGTACCAGCGGACGAAGCCGGAAAAAACGGAGGAGCGCAAGGTGAAACGCCAGAAGCGAGACGAGGCCCAGTATGACTTCGAGCGGATGAAGGGAGCTACCCTGCTCTCCGAGGGCATCGATGAGATGGTGGGCATTGTGTATCGGCCCAAGACCCAAGAAACCCGACAGACCTACGAGGTCCTGCTCAGCTTCATCCAGGAGGCTCTGGGGGATCAGCCTAGGGATATCCTGTGCGGTGCCGCTGATGAGATTCTGGCTGTCCTCAAGAACGATCGCTTAAAAGATCGGGAGCGAAAGAGGGATGTGGACAGCTTGCTGGGCGCAGTTACTGATGAGCGATTTGCCCTGTTAGTTAACCTGGGCAAAAAAATCACAGACTTTGGCAGCGATGCCGTGAATGCTTTGACTGCTGCTCCCAACAACGAGGAGCAGATCGATGAAACCTACGGCATCAATGTCCAGTTTGAGGAATCCGAGGAGGAGagcgacaacgatatgtatGGTGAGATTCGCGATGATGATGCCCAGGATGAAGGGGAGGAGGCCCGCATCGATCACACCCTGCATGCAGAAAAT TTGGCCAACGAGGAAGCCGCCAATAATGTAAAGAAAGAGCGCTCCTTGCATCCTCTGGACATAGATGCGTATTGGTTGCAGCGTTGTCTGAGCAAATTCTATAAGGATGCCATGGTGTCGCAAAGCAAAGCTGCCGACGTGCTGAAGATCCTGAAAGATGCCGCCGACGATCGCGATTGCGAAAATCAATTGGTGCTTTTGCTGGGCTACGATTGCTTTGACTTCATTAAGCAATTGAAGCTTAACCGGCAGATGGTACTCTACTGCACCATGCTGGCCTCGGCTCAAACAGACAGTGAGCGGCAAAGAATTCGCGAGAAGATGCGCGGAAATTCTGCGTTAGCCAAAATCCTTCGTCAATTGGATACGGGAAAGTCTGAGGATCAGGACGAGGGCGAAGCACGGGGAAGTAAGCGTGGAAAAGGAGATGCAGAGGATGGTGGAGCGGCGGCTGCCGGTCAGGTGGCTGGTGTGCGACAGCTACTCGAGTTGGAAGAGATGGCATTCACTCAAGGATCCCACTTTATGGCAAACAAGCGCTGCCAGCTGCCCGACGGTTCCTACAGGAAACAACGAAAAGGCTACGAGGAGGTGCACGTGCCTGCGCTAAAACCCGTACCATTTGATGCCAATGAGGAACTTCAGCCTGTGGACAAGCTCCCGAAATATGTGCAGCCTGTGTTCGAGGGTTTCAAGACCCTTAATCGTATCCAAAGTCGTTTGTACAAGGCCGCACTGGACAGTGATGAGAATATGCTGCTGTGCGCCCCTACTGGAGCTGGTAAAACTAATGTGGCCTTGCTAACCATGATGCGGGAGATTGGAAAGCACATCAACGAGGATGGCACCATCAATGCTCAGGATTTCAAAATCATCTACGTGGCTCCCATGAAATCTCTGGTGCAGGAAATGGTCGGCAATTTTGGACGACGCCTTGCTTGCTACAATCTGACGGTCTCCGAGTTGACTGGAGATCACCAGCTGACCAGGGAACAGATTGCCGCCACTCAGGTGATTGTGTGCACACCAGAGAAATGGGACATCATCACTCGAAAGGGAGGAGAGCGTACCTTTGTGAGCTTAGTGCGATTGGTAATCATCGATGAGATTCACTTGCTCCACGACGAGCGTGGTCCGGTGCTTGAGGCCCTGGTGGCACGTACGATAAGGAATATTGAAACTACCCAGGAGGAGGTGCGTTTGGTGGGCTTATCTGCCACACTGCCCAACTATCAGGACGTGGCCACCTTCTTACGCGTAAAACCCGATAAGGGCCTGTTCTACTTTGATAACAGCTATCGGCCTGTGTCCCTGGAGCAGCAGTATATCGGTGTGACGGAGAAGAAGGCCCTAAAGCGGTTCCAGGTGATGAACGAGATTGTTTATGAAAAGACCATGGAGCATGCTGGGCGTAATCAGGTCCTGGTTTTCGTACACTCGCGCAAGGAGACTGGAAAAACGGCTAGAGCCGTGAGAGACATGTGCCTGGAGCAAGATACCCTTGGTAGCTTTCTAAAGGAGGGGTCAGCAAGCATGGAAGTGCTGCGTACTGAAGCCGAGCAAGTAAAGAACACAGAGCTAAAGGAGTTATTGCCCTACGGCTTCGCCATTCATCATGCTGGAATGACCCGCGTCGATCGTACTTTGGTGGAAGATCTATTCGCTGATCGGCACATTCAAGTTTTGGTTTCCACCGCCACTCTAGCTTGGGGTGTGAATCTGCCTGCCCACACTGTAATCATCAAGGGCACGCAGGTGTACAATCCGGAAAAAGGACGTTGGGTGGAGCTGAGTGCCTTGGATGTTCTACAGATGTTGGGTCGTGCTGGAAGACCGCAGTATGACACCAAGGGTGAGGGTATTCTTATAACCAATCACAGTGAGTTGCAGTTCTATCTCTCCTTGCTCAACCAGCAGTTGCCGATTGAGTCCCAATTCATCTCCAAGCTTCCTGACATGCTGAATGCAGAGATTGTTCTAGGAACGGTCCAACATCTCCAAGATGCAGTTAACTGGTTGGGCTACACTTATCTGTACATTAGAATGCTGAGGAATCCCACGTTATACGGAGTTTCCCACGATGCCATTAAGGCTGATCCTCTGTTGGAGCAGCATCGGGCTGATCTCCTGCACACCGCAGCTTGCTGTCTGGAGCGGAGTGGCCTTGTTAAATACGATCGAAAGACGGGACACTTCCAGGTGACTGATCTGGGTCGCATTGCCTCTCACTATTACCTAACccatgaaaccatgctgactTACAACCAGCTGCTTAAGCAAACTCTTAGTGAGATCGAGTTGTTCCGCGTATTTTCCCTATCCTCGGAATTCCGTCATATTTCCGTCAGAGAAGAGGAAAAATTGGAGCTGCAGAAGCTCATGGAACGAGTGCCCATTCCCATTaaggagtccattgaggagCACAGCGCCAAGGTCAATGTTTTGTTGCAAGCTTATATCTCCCAGTTGAAACTGGAGGGCTTTGCATTGATGTCGGATATGGTGTTCATTACCCAATCTGCTGCCCGTCTTATGAGAGCCATTTTTGAGATTGTATTGACCCGCGGATGGGCTCAATTGGCGGACAAAACGTTGACGCTCTGCAAGATGATTGACAGAAGGATGTGGCAATCTATGACTCCTCTGAGACAGTTCAAGAAGATGCCCGATGAGATTGCCAAGAAACTGGAGAAGAAACACTTCCCTTGGGGCAGGCTTTACGATCTAGAGCCACATGAACTTGGTGAGCTGATTAGAATGCCCAAGCTAGGAAAAACTATCCACAAGTTTGTGCACCAGTTCCCCAAACTGGAGCTCTCCACGCACATTCAACCTATAACAAGGGGAACCCTGAGAGTGGAACTCACCATTACACCGGATTTCCAATGGGATGAAAAGGTGCATGGCCAGTCGGAaggtttttgggttttaatTGAAGATGTCGACTCGGAACTCATTCTCCATCATGAGTTTTTCCTGCTAAAGCAGAAGTATTCCCAAGATGAGCACCAGCTAAAGTTCTTTGTGCCTGTATTTGAACCTCTGCCACCGCAGTACTTCCTTCGCATTGTCTCAGATCGCTGGATAGGAGCAGAGACCCAATTACCAGTGTCTTTCCGACACTTAATTCTGCCCGAGAAGAATATGCCACCTACGGAGCTGTTGGATCTCCAACCGCTTCCTATAAGTGCACTGCGGCAGCCGAAATTTGAATCGTTTTATTCGCAACGCTTCCCGCAATTCAATCCCATTCAGACCCAAGTCTTCAATGCAGTCTACAATAGTGATGAAAATGTCTTTGTTGGAGCACCAACTGGATCCGGAAAGATGACTATTGCGGAGTTTGCCATCATGCGCTTGTTCACTACTCAATCCGATGCCCGATGTGTCTATTTGGTCTCGCAAGAGGCTTTGGCGGATTTAGTTTTTGCAGATTGGCATAACAAATTTGGATCGCTGGATATAAAAGTGGTTAAATTGACCGGCGAAACTGGAACCGATCTTAAGCTTATAGCCAAGGGACAGCTGGTGATCACTACTGCGGATAAATGGGATGTGTTGTCTCGTAGATGGAAACAGAGGAAGAACGTACAACTGGTAAACCTGTTTATTGTGGACGAACTGCAGCTGGTGGGAGGAGAGGATGGTCCTGTTATGGAGATAGTATGCTCTAGGATGAGATACATTAGCTCACAGATTGAGAAACAGATCAGAATAGTGGCGTTGTCTGCATCGCTAACGGATGCCAGGGATGTCGCCCAGTGGCTGGGCTGTAATCCCAATGCCACATTCAATTTCCACCCAAGCGTGCGTCCCATTCCGTTGGAGCTGCACATCCAAGGCTATAATGTCACCCACAACGCTACCAGAATTGCCACAATGTCCAAGCCTGTTTACAATGCCATCCTCAAGTACAGCGCCCACAAGCCGGTGATTGTTTTCGTCTCGTCCAGAAAGCAGGCCAGGCTCACTGCAATTGACGTTCTGACCTACGCAGCCTCGGATTTGCAACCCAATCGATTCTTCCATGCTGAGGAGGAGGACATCAAGCCGTTCCTTGAGAGAATGACAGATAAAACCTTGAAGGAGACCCTGGCGCAAGGAGTGGCTTATCTTCATGAGGGACTATCCGCCTCAGATCATCGCCTGGTGGAGCAGCTATTTGACTCTGGCGCTGTGCAAGTAGCAGTGGTCTCCAGGGATCTTTGCTGGGGCATGAGCATCTCCGCTCACTTGGTGATCATCATGGACACGCAATTTTACAACGGCAAGAATCATTCGTATGAGGACTATCCCATTACAGACGTGCTGCAGATGATTGGTCGAGCCAATCGACCCaacgaggatgcggatgccaAGTGCGTGCTGATGTGCCAGAGCAGCAAAAAGGacttctttaaaaaattcatcAACGAGCCGCTGCCCATCGAAAGTCATTTGGATCATAGAATGCACGATCACTTTAACGCCGAGGTGGTCACCAAGACGATTGAGAACAAACAGGATGCTGTGGATTATCTCACCTGGACGTTCCTCTACAGAAGATTGACCCAAAATCCCAATTACTACAACCTGCAGGGCGTCACGCATCGCCATCTCTCCGACCATCTTTCGGAGTTGGTGGAGAATACGCTGAGCGATCTAGAACAGTCGAAGTGTATCAGCGTCGAGGATGATATGGACACCCTGCCTCTCAATCTGGGCATGATTGCTGCTTACTATTACATTAACTATACAACTATCG AGCTCTTCAGTTTGTCCCTTAATAGCAAGACAAAAGTTCGTGGCCTGCTGGAAATTATTTCATCGGCAGCAGAGTACGAGGATGTGGTGGTCAGACATCATGAGGAGCAGGTTCTACGCACGCTATCTCAGCGACTGCCCAACAAACTCACAGGACCCAATGAAACGGCTCCAAA ATTCAATGATCCGCATATCAAGACCAATTTGCTGCTTCAGGCTCATCTTTCACGACTGCAATTGGGACCTGAACTGCAAGGCGATACGGAGCAAATACTGAGCAAGGCCATTCGTCTTATTCAGGCTTGCGTAGATGTGCTAAGTTCAAATGGCTGGCTTTCGCCGGCTGTGGCTGCCATGGAGTTGGCTCAGATGGTCACGCAGGCCATGTGGAGCAAGGATTCGTATTTGAAGCAGTTGCCGCACTTTAGTCCTGAAATTGTCAAGCGGTGCACAGAAAAG AAAATCGAAACCGTTTTCGATATCATGGAACTGGAGGATGAGGATCGCACTCGCCTATTGCAGCTCTCCGATTTACAAATGGCCGATGTTGCTCGATTCTGCAACCGGTACCCCAACATTGAGCTCAACTATGAAGTGGTGGACAAAGATCGCATCAACTCAGGATCAACCGTCAATGTAGTGGTTCAACTGGAACGTGAGGATGAGGTTACCGGCCCAGTCATTGCCCCATTCTTCCCGCAGAAACGTGAAGAAGGATGGTGGGTCGTTATAGGTGATCCCAAGACCAACTCCCTGCTCTCCATCAAACGGCTCACGCTgcagcaaaaggcaaaggTTAAGCTGGACTTTGTGGCACCTAGCCCGGGAAAACACGACTACACTCTGTACTACATGAGCGATTCCTATTTGGGTTGCGATCAGGAGTACAAGTTTTCCATCGAAGTGGGTGACTTCCAGTCGGAGAGCGAAAGCGAGTCAGATTAG